A DNA window from Arachis hypogaea cultivar Tifrunner chromosome 18, arahy.Tifrunner.gnm2.J5K5, whole genome shotgun sequence contains the following coding sequences:
- the LOC112770065 gene encoding uncharacterized mitochondrial protein AtMg00810-like yields the protein MDLPLGYKSESSGLVCKLNKSIYGLRQASRQWFYKFTSALLTHKFKQSKHDYSLFSYGSGDKIVYLLVYVDDIILASPSKDMMHKVQKLLEASFKLKILGDLKYFLGLELARSSDGIVLSQRKYALSILEDTNFTDSKSVSLPMEANLRLSDSDGDLLADSSIYRRLIGRLMYLTISRPDITYAVSTLSQFSSKPRTTHVNALHHLLRYLKGTVGQGLLFSAKSEKRLMAYADADWAGCPDTRRSVSGYCVFIGDSLISWRSKKQQTVS from the coding sequence ATGGACCTGCCTCTTGGTTACAAGTCCGAGAGCTCTGGACTCGTATGCAAGTTGAACAAGTCCATCTATGGTTTGAGACAAGCCTCAAGACAATGGTTCTATAAATTCACTTCAGCGCTGCTCACTCACAAGTTCAAACAGTCCAAGCATGATTACTCACTCTTCTCTTATGGTAGTGGTGACAAGATTGTTTACTTGCTGGTTTATGTAGATGACATCATACTAGCCAGTCCTTCCAAGGATATGATGCATAAGGTGCAGAAACTGTTAGAGGCCTCCTTCAAATTGAAGATTCTGGGTGATTTGAAGTATTTCTTGGGCTTGGAACTAGCAAGGTCCAGCGATGGAATTGTCCTCAGCCAAAGAAAGTACGCCTTAAGCATCTTGGAGGACACTAATTTTACAGATTCCAAGTCTGTTTCTCTGCCTATGGAGGCTAACCTCAGGCTAAGCGACTCCGATGGTGATTTGCTTGCGGACTCCTCCATCTACCGGAGACTAATAGGGAGGTTAATGTACCTCACCATATCCCGTCCAGACATTACCTATGCAGTGTCTACCCTTAGTCAATTCTCGTCTAAGCCTAGAACTACTCACGTGAATGCACTTCACCATCTCTTGCGATACTTGAAAGGAACCGTGGGTCAAGGGTTATTATTTTCTGCAAAATCAGAAAAGAGGCTAATGGCTTATGCGGATGCAGATTGGGCGGGATGTCCCGACACTAGGAGAAGCGTTTCAGGTTACTGTGTGTTCATTGGGGACTCTCTGATTTCCTGGAGATCAAAGAAACAACAAACGGTTTCCTGA